A single window of Brevundimonas vitisensis DNA harbors:
- the ptsN gene encoding PTS IIA-like nitrogen regulatory protein PtsN, translating into MDIADLLAPGGILLRSGASSKRQALHVLAEAAARNLGVDEQTVLDALMEREALGSTGLGSGVAVPHARLDGLNRVCAVFVRLDTPVNFGAVDDRPVDLLFGLFAPPRDGAEHLRALAAVSRALRDPELREKLRQARTVDAVSALFVREAPATAA; encoded by the coding sequence ATGGACATCGCTGACTTGCTGGCTCCTGGCGGGATCCTTCTGCGCTCGGGAGCATCGTCCAAGCGACAGGCGCTTCATGTGCTGGCCGAGGCGGCGGCGCGTAACCTGGGTGTGGATGAACAGACCGTTCTGGACGCCCTGATGGAGCGGGAAGCCCTGGGATCAACCGGCCTGGGAAGCGGCGTCGCCGTGCCCCATGCGCGGCTGGACGGGTTGAACCGCGTCTGTGCCGTATTCGTGCGACTGGATACTCCGGTCAATTTCGGGGCCGTTGATGACCGTCCCGTCGACCTTCTGTTCGGCCTGTTCGCCCCTCCGCGCGATGGGGCAGAGCACCTGCGGGCGCTGGCTGCCGTTTCCCGTGCCCTGCGTGATCCAGAACTGCGCGAAAAGCTTCGCCAGGCCCGGACGGTGGACGCCGTCAGCGCCCTGTTCGTCCGCGAAGCCCCGGCCACAGCAGCCTGA
- a CDS encoding alpha/beta fold hydrolase, whose product MLYPRHIGRSTARALFIASALILAAGAVAGIARAQPAQTSASQAFASDRLSVEVIGVGPDVVLIPGFASSREVWRREATRLSATHRVHMVQLAGFAGEPWVHGDGPFVQPVIDALATYIQQAGLDRPAVIGHSMGGMSALMLAQQRPDLVGRVMSVDSLPFFSALFGPQVTVDTARPFAAQASAGMRAADDAGFRAAQTQGAVGLAIDPVTRAAMVEWSMASDRQALATAIGEIMLTDLRPGLPSMTTPVWAVYAADDNGGAPASMADGLWAREYAGLAGVTLIRVDDSRHFIMADQPQRFAEIVDRFLAE is encoded by the coding sequence ATGCTCTATCCCCGCCACATCGGGCGCTCGACCGCGCGCGCCCTGTTCATCGCCTCGGCCCTGATCCTCGCTGCCGGAGCCGTCGCCGGCATCGCCCGGGCCCAACCGGCGCAGACGTCTGCATCCCAGGCCTTTGCATCGGATCGTCTTTCCGTCGAAGTCATCGGGGTGGGACCTGACGTGGTCCTCATCCCCGGTTTCGCATCCTCGCGGGAGGTGTGGCGCAGGGAGGCCACCCGCCTGTCAGCCACTCACCGGGTCCACATGGTGCAACTGGCCGGATTTGCGGGTGAGCCTTGGGTTCACGGCGACGGCCCCTTCGTCCAGCCCGTGATCGATGCTCTGGCCACCTATATCCAGCAGGCCGGTCTGGATCGACCCGCTGTCATCGGCCATTCGATGGGCGGGATGAGTGCCCTGATGCTGGCCCAGCAGCGACCGGATCTGGTGGGCCGGGTGATGAGCGTCGACAGCCTGCCGTTCTTCAGCGCCCTGTTCGGGCCCCAGGTTACGGTGGACACCGCCCGCCCGTTCGCGGCTCAGGCCTCTGCCGGGATGCGTGCAGCCGACGACGCGGGTTTCCGTGCCGCCCAGACCCAGGGTGCGGTAGGCCTCGCGATCGATCCCGTCACGAGAGCGGCGATGGTGGAATGGTCCATGGCGTCGGATCGACAGGCCCTGGCCACTGCCATTGGCGAGATCATGCTGACTGATCTGCGCCCCGGCCTGCCCTCGATGACCACGCCGGTCTGGGCCGTCTATGCGGCGGATGACAACGGCGGCGCGCCGGCGTCCATGGCGGATGGTCTGTGGGCCCGTGAATATGCCGGGCTTGCCGGCGTCACCCTGATCCGGGTCGATGACAGCCGCCACTTCATCATGGCCGATCAGCCGCAGCGGTTTGCCGAGATCGTCGACCGCTTCCTGGCCGAGTGA
- a CDS encoding helix-turn-helix transcriptional regulator — MKNTLKLLRTEKGWTQQQLGDALGVSRQAVNALETEKHDPSLDLAYRIAVLFGRPVEDIFDNPHA, encoded by the coding sequence ATGAAGAACACACTCAAACTGCTTCGCACTGAAAAGGGCTGGACCCAGCAGCAGCTGGGTGACGCCCTGGGTGTCTCCCGCCAGGCCGTCAACGCCCTGGAGACCGAGAAGCACGACCCGTCGCTGGACTTGGCCTATCGCATCGCGGTGCTGTTCGGACGACCGGTCGAGGACATCTTCGACAACCCCCATGCCTGA
- a CDS encoding class I SAM-dependent methyltransferase translates to MTFCQPSLTQQSASVADPAAFILANTRHQAVPHAPEIGLWLADEVTPLWRLTEEALGELGVAPPFWAFAWAGGQGLARWLLDNPQEVAGRTVLDFAAGSGLVGIAAMKAGAAQCLCADIDPFCQAAIGLNAQANGVQLDFTADDLLQAAPPQVDVICAGDVFYEQPMSGRVLDWLRQADAQGSRVLVGDPMRTYFPRTGFALLAEYAVPTTRELEDQEIKRTRVWALSRDG, encoded by the coding sequence ATGACTTTTTGTCAGCCCAGCCTTACGCAGCAGTCTGCGTCCGTCGCAGATCCTGCGGCCTTCATCCTGGCCAACACCCGCCACCAGGCTGTGCCCCACGCGCCGGAGATCGGTCTGTGGCTGGCCGATGAGGTGACGCCGCTGTGGCGGCTGACGGAGGAGGCATTGGGGGAACTGGGGGTGGCTCCCCCCTTCTGGGCGTTCGCCTGGGCGGGCGGGCAGGGACTGGCGCGCTGGCTCCTGGACAATCCGCAGGAGGTCGCCGGGCGGACCGTGCTCGACTTTGCCGCCGGCTCTGGCCTTGTCGGGATCGCGGCAATGAAGGCGGGTGCCGCGCAATGCCTGTGCGCCGACATTGACCCTTTCTGTCAGGCGGCCATCGGGCTGAATGCACAGGCAAACGGTGTCCAGCTGGACTTCACCGCCGACGACCTGTTGCAGGCGGCCCCGCCTCAGGTCGACGTGATCTGTGCGGGGGACGTCTTTTACGAACAGCCGATGTCAGGACGCGTGCTGGACTGGCTGAGACAGGCGGACGCTCAAGGCTCTCGCGTTCTGGTCGGAGACCCGATGCGAACCTATTTCCCACGCACCGGCTTCGCCCTTCTGGCCGAGTATGCCGTGCCCACGACGCGAGAACTGGAAGACCAGGAGATCAAGCGGACGCGGGTGTGGGCCCTGTCTCGAGATGGGTAG
- a CDS encoding DoxX family protein — MSSITVSPARARQSRDRLNLTLWTFQGWLAMFFIGAGYAKLTEPMPMLIELMSWPALASENLVRGLGLAEVVLAIMVLSPLLSWRIGRPLLVTAAVGLMGLETVMLLVHLMGMDAGPAVTNAILLAITAPVVWFRWRKAA, encoded by the coding sequence ATGTCCAGCATCACCGTCTCACCCGCCCGCGCCCGCCAGTCCCGTGACCGTCTGAACCTCACGCTGTGGACCTTCCAGGGCTGGTTGGCGATGTTCTTCATCGGTGCCGGCTACGCCAAGCTGACCGAGCCGATGCCGATGCTGATCGAGCTGATGTCCTGGCCCGCCCTGGCCAGTGAGAATCTGGTGCGGGGCCTGGGTCTGGCTGAGGTCGTACTGGCCATCATGGTCCTCAGCCCGCTGCTGTCATGGCGCATTGGTCGGCCTCTGCTGGTCACGGCTGCCGTGGGTCTGATGGGGCTGGAGACCGTCATGCTGCTGGTGCACCTGATGGGTATGGATGCGGGTCCCGCCGTCACCAATGCGATCCTGCTGGCGATCACCGCGCCCGTGGTCTGGTTCCGCTGGCGCAAGGCTGCCTGA
- a CDS encoding protein adenylyltransferase SelO: MPISPAYRPDPRFAALGPDFGDPVQAAAFPQATLRFRNDRAAASVGLEALDDAEWIAHFGRFVPLPGQPGPIAMRYHGHQFRQYNADLGDGRGFLAAQAREVSGRPAHEKELRLLDLGTKGSGTTPWSRGGDGRLTLKGGVREVLAATMLEAQGVPTSRAFSLIETGEALERGDEPSPTRSAVLVRLSHSHIRFGTFQRAAYFRRTDMIETLTEHVRALYHPHVAGGDVPGLLSAIVQASARLTARWIAAGFVHGVLNTDNLNVTGESFDYGPWRFLPLYEPGFTAAYFDQFGLYAFSRQPEAVFWNLTQLAGALKLVADAEPLTAALNGFGPAYIRELRAAFLERLGVQSLGEAADQRLLDTTLALLRQGGADLRWEPLFHDWFGGFASSARALSGPRARLYQGEAFDAFRFALFEHEPDRPERLADPVFSEPEPVELLIDQVEAIWKAIDEDDDWSLFQSKLSRIEAGRIALAGPFDG, encoded by the coding sequence ATGCCCATTTCGCCCGCCTATCGCCCCGATCCTCGCTTCGCCGCCCTGGGGCCCGATTTCGGAGATCCGGTTCAGGCGGCCGCCTTCCCCCAGGCCACCTTGAGGTTCCGCAACGACCGGGCGGCGGCCAGCGTGGGATTGGAGGCCCTGGATGACGCGGAATGGATCGCGCATTTCGGCCGGTTCGTGCCCCTGCCGGGCCAGCCCGGTCCGATCGCCATGCGATACCACGGCCATCAGTTCCGCCAGTATAACGCCGATCTGGGCGACGGTCGCGGCTTCCTGGCCGCACAGGCGCGTGAGGTCTCAGGCCGTCCGGCACACGAGAAAGAGCTGCGCCTCCTTGATCTGGGCACCAAGGGGTCGGGGACGACGCCTTGGTCGCGCGGTGGCGACGGTCGCCTGACGCTCAAGGGCGGGGTGCGCGAAGTCCTGGCGGCCACCATGCTGGAAGCCCAGGGGGTGCCCACCAGCCGAGCCTTCAGCCTGATCGAGACCGGCGAGGCCTTAGAGCGCGGCGACGAGCCGTCGCCAACGCGATCCGCCGTTCTGGTGCGGCTGTCGCACAGCCATATCCGGTTCGGGACGTTCCAGCGGGCCGCCTATTTTAGGCGTACCGACATGATCGAGACCCTGACAGAGCACGTCCGGGCCCTCTACCATCCTCATGTGGCCGGGGGAGACGTGCCCGGGCTCCTGTCGGCGATCGTCCAGGCATCCGCGCGTCTGACGGCGCGATGGATTGCAGCCGGATTTGTCCACGGGGTCCTGAACACCGACAACCTGAACGTCACGGGTGAAAGCTTCGACTATGGCCCCTGGCGGTTTCTGCCGCTCTATGAGCCCGGGTTCACCGCGGCCTATTTCGACCAGTTCGGCCTCTATGCCTTCTCCCGTCAGCCAGAGGCGGTGTTCTGGAACCTGACGCAGCTGGCGGGGGCGCTGAAGCTGGTGGCCGATGCCGAGCCCCTGACGGCAGCTCTGAACGGTTTCGGCCCGGCCTATATCCGCGAACTGCGTGCGGCATTCCTGGAGCGTCTGGGCGTGCAAAGCCTGGGCGAGGCCGCCGATCAGCGCCTGCTGGATACGACGCTGGCCCTGTTGCGTCAGGGCGGGGCAGACCTGCGGTGGGAGCCGCTGTTCCACGACTGGTTCGGTGGCTTCGCCTCATCGGCCAGGGCGCTCTCCGGGCCCCGCGCGCGCCTCTATCAGGGCGAGGCCTTTGACGCCTTCCGCTTTGCTCTGTTCGAGCATGAACCGGACCGGCCCGAACGGCTGGCCGATCCGGTCTTTTCGGAACCCGAGCCCGTCGAACTGCTGATCGATCAGGTCGAGGCGATCTGGAAGGCAATCGACGAAGACGACGACTGGTCGCTCTTCCAGAGCAAGCTGTCCCGGATCGAGGCCGGCCGCATCGCCTTGGCAGGGCCGTTTGACGGCTGA
- the nhaA gene encoding Na+/H+ antiporter NhaA, with translation MARKLTLDFLKTEAASGAVLGLAALSALIVANSPLAEAYFSWLKGVHPLQVGPLFLSMSISDWIKEGLMAIFFLVVGLEIKYEILKGELSDPRKLMTPVLAALGGMLAPAAVYLAIASALGGPQNGWPIPLATDIAFALAVFAMVGRGLPPSLRVFLLTLAIVDDLGAIALIAILFSQGVAPGPLLWVAGLLIVGAVLSRRRIAAPFWVLGFGAVWYLTIQSGLSTSLTAVAFALIVPVGHRADDRQSPLKEAMHDLHPYVAYLVLPLFAFAKAGVSFAGLGWEQAFAPLVIGIALGLFLGKPIGVMGAAWLASALKIGKRPTDASWLQLLGVSLLCGVGFTMSLFIGTLAFPGAIDSVVQVEVKLGVLGGSFLSAVGAAVVLAAAGRIRRKELAEEASSTGVH, from the coding sequence GTGGCTCGCAAACTGACGCTCGACTTCCTTAAGACCGAGGCCGCCTCTGGTGCCGTGCTGGGTCTGGCGGCCCTGTCGGCCCTGATCGTCGCCAATTCGCCCCTGGCCGAGGCCTATTTCAGCTGGCTGAAGGGCGTGCATCCCCTTCAGGTCGGTCCTCTGTTCCTGTCCATGTCGATCTCCGACTGGATCAAGGAAGGGCTGATGGCGATCTTCTTCCTCGTCGTCGGGCTGGAGATCAAATACGAGATTCTGAAGGGCGAACTCAGCGACCCCCGCAAGCTGATGACACCGGTCCTGGCGGCGCTGGGCGGCATGTTGGCTCCGGCCGCCGTCTATCTGGCGATCGCCAGTGCATTGGGCGGGCCCCAGAACGGCTGGCCGATCCCGCTGGCCACCGACATCGCCTTTGCCCTGGCGGTTTTTGCCATGGTCGGACGCGGTCTGCCGCCGTCGCTCAGGGTGTTCTTGCTGACGCTGGCCATCGTTGACGACCTGGGTGCCATTGCCCTGATCGCTATTCTTTTCAGCCAGGGCGTCGCCCCTGGCCCGCTGCTGTGGGTCGCCGGACTGCTGATCGTCGGAGCGGTGCTTTCGCGCCGCCGGATTGCGGCTCCGTTCTGGGTGCTGGGTTTCGGGGCGGTCTGGTATCTGACGATCCAGTCGGGGCTCAGCACCTCTCTCACCGCCGTGGCCTTTGCCCTGATCGTGCCCGTCGGCCACCGTGCCGACGACCGGCAAAGCCCGTTGAAGGAGGCGATGCACGACCTGCATCCCTATGTCGCCTATCTGGTCCTGCCGCTGTTCGCCTTCGCCAAGGCCGGGGTATCGTTCGCGGGCCTGGGCTGGGAACAGGCCTTCGCGCCCCTGGTGATCGGCATCGCCCTGGGCCTGTTCCTGGGCAAGCCCATTGGGGTGATGGGGGCGGCGTGGCTGGCCTCGGCCCTGAAGATCGGCAAGCGGCCAACCGACGCGTCCTGGCTGCAGTTGCTCGGCGTCAGCCTTCTGTGCGGCGTCGGCTTCACCATGAGCCTGTTCATTGGCACCCTGGCCTTCCCCGGCGCGATCGACTCGGTCGTCCAGGTGGAGGTCAAGCTCGGCGTCCTGGGCGGGTCGTTCCTGTCGGCAGTCGGGGCTGCGGTGGTTCTCGCCGCGGCAGGGCGGATCAGGCGCAAGGAATTGGCCGAAGAAGCATCGTCTACTGGCGTTCACTAG
- a CDS encoding TonB-dependent receptor gives MRFTNRLRYTASALVVGAVAFGFAGAASAQDQEATTVDDLIVTAQKREQNLQDVPIVVTSLSQETLQDAGVRDIKDLQILTPGMTVTSTSSEASTTARIRGVGTVGDNPGLESSVGVVIDGVYRSRNSVGFGDLGEIGRIEVLKGPQGTLFGKNTSAGVINIITEAPSFTPEYNFELGVSNYGGYGAAGSVSGPLSDTLAFRLYGARRVREGFYEVNTGDGPRQETDDQNQDFHTARAQLLWLPSDTASVRIIADYSERNEYCCVGVQIRTGPTYNFIDPLSNGTGQRPPAPGFAALPFSRTAFANRATGQGIEDMGLSVEANIDLPGMFGGATLTSVTSWRDWSTELGQDIDYTGADIAYRVQDEENGYSVENLTQEFRLAGQNDRFDWLVGLFATSEDITRNDTWYFGADYTPYISFLLTASLNAATAGLPTPPGAIPINPGRIGCFTATGQTAAGLQGCLYGAVPATGQGFTVGQGYADTYDQESTSYAIFTNNTWHVTEQFDLTLGLRYTMDDKSLDGLQDNVGTNGAACTAAQLNAGAIGGALGPTQVGGILGAICLPFANSAFNNRAVNESFDDSELSGTIKASYRLNPSFLFYASYARGYKSFGYNLDRVHRTGTITPVSSLFFPSETVDSYEAGVKMTLLDRTLLLNATYFDQTFENFQLNTFNGVGFTVEPIPELTSRGIDADMVWFTPVEGLSLQGGLTYTDAKYGEFTAADLVDPNNFPAASLLPGSRPSFAPEWSGSLSINFDRSLGNGLRGGFSLAAKYMSDYNTGSDLLPFKQQDAFTTVNGRIVIGTEDERWTWEFWAQNLTDEEYIQVGFNAPLQGTAFQSTVQPDGTFYSPARDTQTYNAFLGQPRTFGATLRFRY, from the coding sequence ATGCGCTTTACCAACCGTCTTCGTTACACTGCCTCGGCCCTCGTGGTCGGTGCCGTCGCCTTTGGTTTCGCCGGGGCCGCCTCGGCTCAGGACCAGGAAGCCACCACGGTCGACGATCTGATCGTCACCGCGCAGAAGCGTGAGCAGAACCTGCAGGACGTGCCGATCGTGGTTACGTCCCTCTCGCAGGAAACCCTGCAGGACGCCGGCGTCCGCGACATCAAGGACCTGCAGATCCTGACCCCCGGCATGACGGTGACCTCGACCTCGTCGGAAGCCTCGACCACCGCCCGTATCCGCGGCGTGGGTACCGTGGGTGACAACCCCGGCCTGGAAAGCTCGGTCGGCGTCGTGATCGACGGCGTCTATCGCTCGCGCAACTCGGTCGGCTTCGGCGACCTGGGCGAGATCGGCCGCATCGAAGTGCTGAAGGGCCCGCAGGGCACGCTGTTCGGCAAGAACACCTCGGCCGGCGTGATCAACATCATCACCGAGGCCCCGTCGTTCACGCCCGAGTATAATTTCGAACTCGGCGTCTCGAACTATGGCGGCTATGGCGCTGCCGGATCGGTCAGCGGCCCGCTGTCCGACACCCTGGCCTTCCGCCTGTACGGCGCCCGCCGTGTTCGCGAGGGCTTCTATGAGGTCAACACCGGCGACGGTCCGCGTCAGGAAACCGACGACCAGAACCAGGACTTCCACACCGCCCGCGCCCAGCTGCTGTGGCTGCCCAGCGACACGGCATCGGTCCGCATCATCGCCGACTACAGCGAGCGGAACGAATACTGCTGCGTCGGCGTGCAGATCCGCACCGGCCCGACCTATAACTTCATCGATCCGCTGTCGAACGGCACGGGCCAGCGTCCTCCGGCTCCCGGCTTCGCCGCCCTGCCCTTCTCGCGCACGGCCTTCGCCAACCGCGCCACGGGCCAGGGCATCGAGGACATGGGCCTGTCGGTCGAAGCCAACATCGACCTGCCGGGCATGTTCGGTGGTGCGACCCTGACCTCCGTCACCTCGTGGCGTGACTGGTCGACCGAACTGGGTCAGGACATCGACTATACCGGTGCCGACATCGCCTATCGCGTCCAGGACGAAGAGAACGGCTACAGCGTTGAAAACCTGACCCAGGAATTCCGTCTGGCCGGTCAGAACGACCGCTTCGACTGGCTGGTCGGCCTGTTCGCGACCTCGGAAGACATCACCCGTAACGACACCTGGTACTTCGGTGCCGACTACACCCCCTATATCTCCTTCCTGCTGACGGCGAGCCTGAACGCGGCCACCGCCGGCCTCCCGACGCCTCCGGGTGCGATCCCGATCAACCCGGGCCGCATCGGCTGTTTCACGGCCACGGGTCAGACCGCTGCGGGTCTGCAGGGCTGCCTTTACGGTGCGGTTCCGGCCACCGGTCAGGGCTTCACGGTCGGCCAGGGCTATGCCGACACCTATGACCAGGAATCGACCTCCTACGCCATCTTCACCAACAACACCTGGCACGTCACCGAACAGTTCGATCTGACGCTGGGCCTGCGTTACACCATGGACGACAAGTCCCTGGACGGACTGCAGGACAATGTCGGCACCAATGGCGCGGCCTGTACGGCGGCTCAACTGAATGCTGGTGCAATCGGCGGCGCTCTCGGCCCGACCCAAGTCGGCGGCATCCTGGGGGCGATCTGTCTGCCCTTCGCCAACAGCGCCTTCAACAACCGCGCGGTCAACGAAAGCTTCGACGACAGCGAACTCAGCGGCACGATCAAGGCCTCCTATCGCCTGAACCCGTCCTTCCTGTTCTATGCGTCGTATGCTCGCGGCTATAAGAGCTTCGGCTACAATCTGGACCGCGTGCACCGCACTGGCACCATCACCCCGGTGTCGTCGCTGTTCTTCCCGTCCGAGACGGTCGACAGCTATGAAGCCGGCGTGAAGATGACGCTGCTGGACCGCACCCTGCTGCTGAACGCCACCTACTTCGATCAGACGTTCGAAAACTTCCAGCTGAACACCTTCAACGGCGTGGGCTTCACGGTCGAGCCGATCCCGGAACTGACCTCGCGCGGCATCGATGCCGACATGGTCTGGTTCACCCCGGTCGAGGGTCTGAGCCTGCAGGGTGGTCTGACCTATACCGACGCCAAGTACGGCGAGTTCACGGCCGCCGATCTGGTGGATCCGAACAACTTCCCCGCCGCCTCGCTTCTGCCGGGCAGCCGTCCGTCGTTCGCGCCGGAATGGTCGGGGTCGCTGTCGATCAACTTCGATCGCAGCCTGGGCAACGGTCTGCGCGGCGGCTTCAGCCTGGCGGCCAAGTATATGTCCGACTACAACACCGGTTCGGACCTGCTGCCCTTCAAGCAGCAGGACGCCTTCACCACGGTGAACGGCCGGATCGTCATCGGCACCGAGGACGAGCGCTGGACCTGGGAGTTCTGGGCCCAGAACCTGACCGACGAAGAATACATCCAGGTCGGCTTCAACGCCCCTCTGCAGGGCACGGCCTTCCAGTCCACGGTTCAGCCGGACGGGACCTTCTATAGCCCGGCCCGCGACACCCAGACCTACAACGCCTTCCTGGGCCAGCCGCGGACCTTCGGCGCAACCCTGCGCTTCCGCTACTGA